Proteins encoded within one genomic window of Armatimonadota bacterium:
- a CDS encoding glycosyltransferase family 9 protein yields MQTLKSPKILICKMSSIGDVVMATPVARAIKEAMPDAHIAWVIANKCLGVLDGNPWIDELLVWEKPSGNNNDILGEARLLRKKIRLFRDIRSHRFDIVIDLQGLFRSALCVLSSGAKIRIGFADAREGSRFAYNVICSSNNRGPQRYLDALQPLGIKSNNTQTYVPVSPDSREYANRLLEKLVSDSKKNHYCNMSSVDMAA; encoded by the coding sequence ATGCAAACGCTAAAAAGTCCAAAAATTCTTATATGCAAAATGAGCTCAATCGGCGATGTAGTTATGGCAACACCAGTGGCGCGCGCCATTAAAGAGGCAATGCCTGACGCTCATATTGCGTGGGTTATAGCCAATAAATGCTTAGGTGTGCTAGATGGCAATCCATGGATAGACGAATTACTTGTTTGGGAAAAACCATCTGGGAACAATAACGATATCTTAGGAGAGGCGCGGTTACTTCGCAAAAAAATTCGGCTTTTTCGGGATATCCGGTCACATAGGTTTGACATAGTTATAGATTTGCAGGGCCTATTTCGAAGCGCCTTGTGCGTATTGTCGTCAGGTGCAAAAATTAGAATTGGATTTGCGGATGCACGTGAGGGAAGCCGCTTTGCTTATAATGTCATTTGTTCCTCCAATAATAGAGGCCCACAGCGATATCTTGATGCCCTTCAGCCACTTGGCATAAAGTCAAATAACACGCAAACCTATGTTCCCGTGTCGCCAGATAGTCGGGAATATGCAAATCGCTTGCTTGAAAAACTTGTTAGTGACAGCAAAAAAAACCATTATTGCAATATGTCCAGTGTCGACATGGCCGCATAA
- a CDS encoding ribulokinase has translation MYALGIDFGTNSVRALIADVETGKEVGTYVHNYTRGVDGIILDERDSNFARQDPQEYVEGLEASVRGAIREAERVSGFSAKKIIGIGIDTTGSTPIPVDSNGMPLSFNKKFADNPNAYAWLWKDHTSHEEASIITARARESSIDYTKYSGGVYSSEWFFSKILHLANTDPEVYEAASSFVEHCDWMPALIVGDTNPKCILRSRCAAGHKAMWNAEWGGLPPQEFWSAVSPKLDGIVDKLYRDTYTSNTKVGGLCKEWADKLGLQKGIAVAVGAFDAHMGAVGAGIKPGTLVKIMGTSTCDMMVVPSSELNTQIKGICGQVDGSIVPGMIGLEAGQSAVGDIFAWYRDQIRWGVENLLPSNLPDLANMVDTAKKTALDILTKQASKLRPGQSGLLALDWFNGNRTVLVDPNLTGMIVGLTLGTKPEEIFMALIEATAFGGKVIMERFQEYGIEVADVITCGGLAERNPFLMQIYADVTGRPMKVSRSSQTCALGSAMFGAVAAGYFSNVEEAQAKMSHLKDIVYKPNPEHRKTYDALFSLYRKLHDSFGTPQHSENLFSVMKELLEIKRSVV, from the coding sequence ATGTACGCCCTGGGAATTGATTTCGGCACAAATTCGGTTCGAGCATTAATAGCAGATGTGGAAACTGGCAAAGAAGTAGGGACATATGTTCACAATTACACGCGAGGTGTAGATGGCATTATCCTCGACGAGCGTGATTCGAACTTCGCTCGGCAGGATCCCCAGGAATATGTTGAAGGGTTAGAAGCATCGGTCCGCGGGGCGATAAGGGAAGCTGAACGTGTTAGTGGTTTTAGTGCCAAGAAAATTATTGGTATTGGCATTGATACAACTGGAAGCACGCCAATACCGGTAGATTCAAATGGAATGCCTCTTTCTTTTAATAAGAAGTTTGCGGATAATCCAAATGCCTATGCATGGCTATGGAAAGATCATACGAGTCATGAAGAAGCCTCGATAATCACAGCAAGGGCGAGAGAATCATCAATAGACTACACAAAATATTCCGGCGGCGTTTATTCATCCGAATGGTTTTTTTCAAAAATACTTCATTTAGCTAATACTGACCCAGAAGTTTATGAAGCGGCTTCCAGCTTTGTTGAACACTGTGATTGGATGCCGGCTCTTATTGTTGGAGATACAAACCCAAAATGCATTCTCCGCAGTCGTTGTGCTGCTGGGCATAAAGCGATGTGGAATGCCGAATGGGGTGGTTTGCCTCCACAAGAGTTTTGGTCGGCCGTCAGTCCGAAGCTTGATGGGATAGTCGACAAGCTTTACAGAGATACCTATACGTCTAATACGAAAGTTGGCGGGTTGTGCAAAGAATGGGCTGATAAGCTTGGTTTACAAAAGGGAATTGCCGTAGCCGTTGGAGCGTTCGATGCACACATGGGCGCAGTTGGCGCGGGAATCAAACCCGGCACACTTGTAAAAATCATGGGGACATCCACGTGCGACATGATGGTTGTCCCATCTAGTGAGCTTAATACTCAAATAAAAGGCATATGTGGCCAGGTAGATGGCAGCATAGTTCCAGGGATGATTGGGCTAGAGGCAGGCCAGTCGGCTGTCGGAGACATTTTTGCTTGGTACCGAGATCAAATTCGCTGGGGAGTAGAGAATCTTCTGCCGTCTAATTTGCCTGACCTTGCAAATATGGTGGATACTGCTAAGAAAACGGCTTTAGATATTCTAACAAAGCAAGCTTCAAAGCTACGTCCTGGCCAGTCTGGGCTTCTGGCGCTTGATTGGTTTAATGGAAATCGCACTGTGCTTGTAGATCCGAATCTGACAGGCATGATAGTTGGGCTAACCTTGGGCACTAAGCCCGAGGAAATATTTATGGCGCTAATCGAAGCAACAGCATTCGGTGGGAAAGTAATTATGGAGCGCTTCCAAGAATATGGAATTGAAGTAGCTGACGTTATCACATGCGGTGGATTGGCGGAGCGTAATCCGTTCCTTATGCAGATATACGCAGACGTGACTGGCAGGCCAATGAAGGTTTCGCGTTCGTCTCAGACATGTGCATTAGGCTCAGCGATGTTTGGAGCGGTTGCTGCAGGTTATTTTTCAAATGTAGAAGAAGCTCAGGCAAAAATGAGCCATCTCAAAGATATTGTTTATAAACCTAATCCTGAGCACCGGAAGACTTACGATGCGCTTTTCTCGCTCTATCGCAAGCTCCATGATTCATTTGGAACGCCTCAACATTCAGAAAACTTATTCAGCGTAATGAAGGAATTGTTGGAAATAAAACGGTCAGTTGTCTAA
- a CDS encoding glycosyltransferase family 9 protein, with translation MSTWPHKTWPIPHWAELARLIADKGHILALGAPTDSPQIERISNDAGVPILNLAGQTTLQQAAAVIDMADIVVGLDSGLLHIALALGKQSIGIFGPTRWRYLTTFQNFTPIVADLPCIPCCKKKPKCYDFKCMSAVQPNEVATIVKAILLGEHSDESCRTISSGRDKTS, from the coding sequence GTGTCGACATGGCCGCATAAAACATGGCCAATACCGCATTGGGCAGAACTTGCAAGACTTATCGCAGACAAAGGCCATATACTAGCACTCGGTGCTCCAACGGATTCCCCGCAAATAGAAAGAATATCCAATGATGCAGGTGTGCCAATATTAAACCTCGCGGGTCAAACAACATTACAGCAGGCAGCAGCAGTCATTGATATGGCAGATATCGTAGTGGGCCTCGATTCGGGTCTTCTCCACATAGCACTTGCACTTGGCAAACAATCTATTGGGATATTTGGACCCACTCGCTGGCGCTATTTGACAACTTTCCAGAACTTTACGCCTATAGTAGCAGACCTGCCCTGCATTCCCTGCTGTAAGAAAAAGCCAAAATGCTATGATTTCAAATGTATGAGCGCGGTACAGCCAAATGAAGTTGCAACAATCGTGAAAGCAATCCTTTTAGGAGAACACAGCGATGAATCATGCAGAACCATCTCTAGCGGCAGAGATAAAACCTCGTAA
- a CDS encoding glycosyltransferase family 4 protein, whose protein sequence is MNHAEPSLAAEIKPRKLRIIHVDTGKYWRGSQHQIIYTATGQIKRGHDSRIVCPPDVPLAKHAKNEGIPVTEVKMRGEWDLLALTSLAFLFKQFKPDVVHLQGSHAHVLGGIAGRIARVPLIILSRRMDNPINGALARFKYHHFYDHIISVSDGVKNVLTGIGIPPERITTIHSSVHDSLWQHTGDADKIRKEFKLKPEDRIITIIAHIEPRKGYDTLLDAFPLILAKVPAAKVLVVGDGIYRPTIEKRIQEMKLVDKIILAGFRTDIADILAATDVLVSPSYLEGCCNALIEGMAAGKPVVGTNCGGTPEIIEDGVNGLLIPVKDPDALADAVVRLLTDKELAQKLAANGKQTVKEKFSVDRMVEQTLDVYYRMLSKRYDA, encoded by the coding sequence ATGAATCATGCAGAACCATCTCTAGCGGCAGAGATAAAACCTCGTAAATTGCGGATTATTCACGTTGACACAGGCAAGTATTGGCGTGGTAGCCAGCATCAAATCATATATACCGCAACCGGTCAAATCAAGCGTGGCCATGATTCACGAATAGTTTGTCCACCTGATGTACCCTTGGCTAAACATGCGAAAAATGAAGGTATTCCAGTCACCGAAGTTAAAATGCGTGGCGAATGGGACTTACTTGCCTTAACCAGCTTGGCTTTTCTTTTCAAGCAGTTCAAACCCGACGTAGTCCATCTTCAAGGTTCGCATGCCCATGTTCTTGGCGGAATTGCAGGGCGAATCGCTAGGGTGCCATTGATTATCCTCTCCAGGCGCATGGACAATCCCATAAATGGAGCGCTTGCCAGATTTAAGTATCACCACTTCTATGATCACATAATATCAGTTTCGGATGGTGTAAAAAATGTTCTCACTGGCATCGGAATTCCACCGGAAAGAATCACCACGATTCACAGCTCAGTCCACGATTCGTTGTGGCAGCATACAGGAGATGCCGATAAAATTCGAAAGGAATTCAAGTTAAAACCTGAAGATAGAATCATTACCATCATAGCCCATATTGAACCCAGAAAGGGCTATGACACCCTCCTTGATGCCTTTCCGCTAATACTTGCGAAAGTTCCAGCGGCTAAGGTTCTGGTAGTTGGCGACGGCATATATCGTCCAACGATAGAAAAACGAATACAGGAAATGAAACTTGTAGACAAAATCATATTAGCTGGTTTTCGCACAGATATAGCGGATATTCTAGCAGCAACAGATGTTCTCGTCTCACCGTCATATCTAGAAGGGTGCTGTAACGCGCTTATCGAAGGAATGGCAGCCGGGAAACCAGTTGTCGGCACTAACTGCGGTGGCACTCCTGAAATAATCGAAGATGGCGTCAACGGTCTTCTCATCCCAGTGAAAGACCCAGATGCGCTTGCTGATGCGGTCGTGCGTCTTTTAACCGACAAAGAGCTAGCCCAGAAGCTTGCAGCCAATGGTAAGCAAACCGTAAAGGAAAAGTTCTCGGTAGACCGTATGGTAGAACAAACGTTAGACGTTTACTATAGAATGCTTAGCAAACGGTATGATGCGTAA